The region GAACAGAGATCGCACGCGTCATCCTTGCGACGGGTGAAAGTGGGGCATTAGCAAAGCTTCTGCCGTTCATTCACGAAAAATGGATTCGTCCTGCGGTCGATCAAGCCTCGGAAGAAGACCCCGCCTTCATGTTCGGTCAATATCTGGCAACGCTGTCATCCGGCAGCAACGAGCCTGTTATTCGCGCCCGGGCCATGGATTTCGTCAAGCAGTACCCGAAAGAGACATTGGAAAGCTGGGCCACCGAACCGAGGTGGAAAACCCAGCTGCAGAAGCTGCTCGATATCCATGATGTTGCGCTGGCACCGATCGAAGCCCTGCCTGTCGTGTTGCGTGATCCGCCATGGCGCAAGAAAAAGAAGGCCGTCAACGATACCGTTCTGGAACTCTCGCCGTTGGAAACACCCTTCCGCTATCTGCGCGAAGGGCCGCCGCCGGAGGAGTATAGTTGGCGCCTAAGCCGCGCCCGCATCGTCTCTACGACCGAAGAACTGATCGATGCCATTAGGGAGTTCGAGAGCAAAGACGTTCCCGATTGGAGAAAAGTGCCACGCTCGATGGCCCTTCCGCAAGAGGGCGATGAGTTGGAAGACGTTTTGGCCTTTGTTTCAAGGCGGGTGTCAGAGTTCCAGGACTATCACGCGGCAGGAAGTTATGATTGGGACACGCTGATAGGAGGCATCGAGAAGCAATTTGATTCTTTCTCGTTGACCTTATGGGGTCAGCCCAAAGTTCTGCCATCCTATTATATAGGCGATATTGTCCCACGCATGATCGATCGTTTTGGCGAAAGAGCGTTGCCTGGTCTGCTCCGAAATGTGGAAAACAACCCGATCGGCATGCTCGAACACGTAAAGGACGTCGATTTCGCAGGCATTGCACCCCTTGCCGCGCGCGCGCTCTTGAAGCTGAAGAAGGCGCGAGTACCGGCTATGCAATGGCTACGTCTTTATAGGCGCACCGCAATAACGAGGCTGCTCCCTGACGCCACCGGCAAGCCCGGCGCCTCTCGCGATGCGGCGGAACATACACTTCGCTGGATGGTGACAGATCGCGCCGATGCGCGGGACGAAATTCTTGAGATCGCGAAATTGTACGAGCCGCAGTCGCCTGATGTGATGAAGGCGGTCTGGGAGGTTCTGGATCGTGATCCCTATGCCCGGTTCCCTGCGCGCATCGCCAAGCTGCCAGCATGGTTCAACCCCGGTGCGCTGACCCGTCCGGTGCTGAAAGATGGCGGTGCCCTGCCGGATGAGGCATTGGCCGCCATCGCGGAAATGCTGTCCTTCTCAACGCCCGAGGCCATCTATGCCGGTCTCGATGCGGTAAAGGAGGTCACGACGCCGGAGAGCCTCGCGCGATTCTCGTGGGACCTTTTCGGCGCATGGCTTGCCGAAGGTGCTCCCAACAAAGAAGGGTGGGCTTTGCGCGGTTTGGGCTGGCTTGGGGATGATGAGTGCGCCCGCCAACTGACGCGCCTTGTGCGCAAATGGCCCGGCGAATCTGCCCATCAACGCGCTGTCACCGGTCTCGATGTTCTTGCCGATATCGGTACGGATGTGGCGCTGATGAACCTCAATGGCATCGCGGAAAAGCTGAAATTCAAGGGACTTCAGGAAAAGGCGCGGGAGAAGATCGCCGCAATTGCCGAGGCGCGTGATCTGACGCCGGAAGAGCTTGCCGATCGTCTCGCACCTGATCTCGATCTGGATGAGCGCGGCGGTCTCGATCTCGATTTCGGGCCACGCCGCTTCCGCGTTGGTTTCGATGAGTTCCTGAAGCCATGGGTAAAGGATGAAACGGGCAAGCGCCTGAAGGATTTGCCCAAGCCGAACAAGGCTGATGATGCGACACTGTCCGCCGCAGCGGTCAAAACATGGGCCGCGGTGAAGAAGGATGCGCGAGCGGTTTCAAGCCTGCAGATTACGCGCCTTGAAAACATGTTGTCGACATCCCGGCGGGTTTCGCCCGAGGTGTTCTGGCTCTTCTTCGCAAGCCATCCGTTGATCCGCCATCTTTCTCAGCGGCTTGTCTGGGGCGTCTATGACGATACAGACCCTCAAACCGCGCCGAAGACACTCTTCCGGGTCGGCGACGATCTGTCCTTCACCGACGCAGAGGACGAGCCGATCACGCTCGATCTTTCCGCTGATGCGACCGGCTTGATTGGACTGGTTCATCCCTTGCATCTGCCAAAGGGTGGACTCGATGCCTGGGGCGCTCTGTTTGGAGATTACGAAATTTCACAGCCTTTCCCTCAGCTTGGGCGAGAAACCTACGAGCTGACACAAGACGAGAAGCAAGCGTCCACGATCACCCGGTTCGCCGATATCGAGGTGGAGGCGGCACGACTGCGCGGTATGTCGCCACGCGGCTGGGATCTCGGTTCGGTGGAGGACGGAGGTTGTATCTCCTGGCTGGAGCGACCGGTGCGATTTACCGATGGCAAGGTCAATACTGCCATGTTCGGCTTTGATCCAGGCATCTTCACCGGCGGTGGCGACTGGGAGGAAAAGTTTCAGAAACTGCAGCACATTACGCTGTATCGCCCCTACAGTCAGCCGGGAAGCGATGCCCGTACTTTTGGAGAACTCGATCCGGTGAGCGCCAGTGAGATGCTTAGGGGATTGAGCCTCCTTGCCGCCACGGCGGTAAAATGAGCGTCACAGCCCTCGATGCCCTGACACGTTGGCGTCTCGTTCTCGGCGAAGCAGCACAGGCTCCCTGTGCTGCTGCCGGGTGCGGGCTGTCCAGCGAGGCTGCGGCCATGGATGTCGCCCTTGAATGGCTCTATGGCCGGGATGAGGAGGGTGGTTCTCGCAATATCGCACGCCGGGGTGGGCGTGAAGGGTCGGTCCTGACCACACCGGAATGGATAAACGATATTCATCGGCTGTTTCCCAAGGAAACGATCGAGCGGCTGGAGCGCGACGCCATAGAGCGCTATGCCATTGACGACGTGGTGACCAACCCGGAGGTTCTGCAACGCGCTGTGCCCAATGAGACGCTGCTGAAAGCAGTCCTGCGCACGAAGCATCTGATGTCACCGGATATCCTGCTACTTGCACGAAAACTGGTGCAGGAGGTCGTGCGCCAATTGATGGAAAAGCTGGCGCGGGATATGTCTCTGGCCTTTTCCGGTGTCATGGACCGCAGGCGTCACAGCCGGTTTCGGATCGCCAGCGATCTCGATTTTCGTCGTGTGCTGAAAGACAATCTCAAGCACTATGACCCCGAGACCGGCAAGATGACCGTCGAGAAACTGCATTTCTTCGCCCGCAACCGTCGGCACATGAAGACCTGGCAGATCATCCTTCTGGTCGATCAAAGTGGATCGATGCTGGACTCGGTCATTCATTCTGCCGTGACGGCGGCTTGCCTCTGGGGGCTTCCCGGCGTTCGGACCCATCTCGTCGCTTTCGATACGAACGTCGTCGATCTGACCAAGGACGTGGACGACCCTTGCGAGTTGCTGATGAAGGTCCAGCTTGGTGGCGGCACCGATATTCAGGGTGCGGTATCCTACGCGGCGGGCCTCATCGAACACCCCGACCGTGCGATCGTCGTTCTCATCTCCGATTTCTTCGAAGGGTCCAGCCCGGCCATGCTGGTGGACCGTGTCGCCGCACTCGTTGCCCAGCGCACGCTTGTACTTGGACTAGCTGCGCTGGATTCTGCCGCCACACCCGTTTACGACGGGAATATGGCGCAGAAGCTCGTTGCAGCAGGCGCGGAAGTCGGAGCGATGACGCCGGGCGAGCTCGCTGGCTGGCTTGCCGAAAAGATCGGGCGGTAGTCCATGCTGAGACCCGACCTCGTTGCCCTCACAGATCAGGGATTGATCCAGCTTTCCAACGCGGGACTTGTAAAGCGTGCCTTGCGCGAGCTGGAGGCGGGAGCCGTTCCCGAGATGGAAGAGACAAACGACGCGATCATTGCGCGATTTGCCGATGGTACCTCGACACGTCTGTCTTCTGGGCAAACCTTGGCCGACGCCTCTTGCAGTTGTCCGTCCTCCGGCATGTGCAGGCACCGTGTGATGCTCGCTGTCGCCTATCGCGCGCGTCATGCGGCAGCGGATGCAGCGGACGCATCTGAGCCGGATTGGAACCCCGCCTCATTTGATACCCAGCAGGTCGCGGATAGCCTCTCCGCATCCGCAAAGGCGGAGCTATCCCAGCTTCTGCGGTCGCGTCATCCCGTGCGACTGGAATATGGAAAGACACCAACCGCCTATCTGCCGATGGCCAGCGTGCGCTTTCTGGTTCCCGGTGATCTTTCCTACGCGCGTTGTGACTGTGAAATTGGCATGCATTGTGCGCATGTTGGCATGGCTGTGCGTGCCTTTCAGGCAGCCGAAAGCACGTCGCAAACCGTTATCGGAGGCGCTTCAGAAAACGGTGCGAGCATCGATATCATGCCGCTGCGCATTACCTGTGATGCGGTTATAGAGAGGCTGCTCGAGACCGGCGTCGTTGCCGGTCCTGAAGCCCACGCGCAGACGATCGAAGCTGCCCGTCGGAGTGCGCAGCAAGCGAATGCCGTCCAGCTTTTGCTGGTTCTGGAAGCGCTGGAAGAGCAGATTTCGGACTATGACAATCGTAGTGCCCGACATGACGAACGCGTGGTTTTACAACTTGTTGCCGGGCTTTTCGCGCGTACGCGGGCTAAGGATAGCGTTTCCGCGCTGGGTTTGGGAGAACCCTTCGAGACGCCGATGGGCAAAACGCGTCTGGTCTCTCTGGGCGCCAGACTGCGCCAGGAGGGCACCGATATACGTGCATCCGTCTTGCTTGCGGATAGCGATACGGGCGCGACCATGCTGATGGAAAAGCCGTTCTCACCTCTACCCACCCAAGACGCGCGCGGCTTTGTCGCCTCGCTTCCCACACGGCAGATGTCGGTCGGCATGCCCGTGAGTGGCTTGGGGCGAGGGCAAGTCCTGACGAGTGTTGCCCGTCGCCGTGCCGACGGAATGTTGACGCTGGGGCGCGGATCTGGTGGCCGAAGCCAGCTCATGCCGCGTGATGCGCTGTTCAACTTTCCCCAACCGCTGGCGGCGACCAGCGCGGATAGGGTGGCAGCTGAGTTGAGCCACCGGCAAATCTCGCTGCTGCGCCCGCACCGGCGCTTCGACACACTCCACGTCTTCGATATAGGCGAAGTCATCGGCCAGTCCTGGGCACCCGGACGTCAACTGTGGGAGGCTGGCGCTCATCTTGCAAATGATGGCGGCAAGCTATGGTTCGAACGCCCATTCGATGCTGCGGCACCGGCGGCACCCGGTATTCTTGCTATGGCATTCGAGGGTAAATGGGGCCCGTTAAGACAGGTGGCCGGTACCGTGCGTCTGGAGGGCGACGCTGTCGTCTGTGAACCGTGGTCCATTTCGGCAGATCG is a window of Agrobacterium vaccinii DNA encoding:
- a CDS encoding VWA domain-containing protein, which translates into the protein MSVTALDALTRWRLVLGEAAQAPCAAAGCGLSSEAAAMDVALEWLYGRDEEGGSRNIARRGGREGSVLTTPEWINDIHRLFPKETIERLERDAIERYAIDDVVTNPEVLQRAVPNETLLKAVLRTKHLMSPDILLLARKLVQEVVRQLMEKLARDMSLAFSGVMDRRRHSRFRIASDLDFRRVLKDNLKHYDPETGKMTVEKLHFFARNRRHMKTWQIILLVDQSGSMLDSVIHSAVTAACLWGLPGVRTHLVAFDTNVVDLTKDVDDPCELLMKVQLGGGTDIQGAVSYAAGLIEHPDRAIVVLISDFFEGSSPAMLVDRVAALVAQRTLVLGLAALDSAATPVYDGNMAQKLVAAGAEVGAMTPGELAGWLAEKIGR
- a CDS encoding WGR and DUF4132 domain-containing protein, whose product is MERYELVEGTSSKFWEVFVSGVSLKIRYGRIGTQGQSKDKDFPTAEDAEKEKKKLVKEKTGKGYSRVSDGEMPAPSVPAAASPEASKDEKLAMPLPAAAASEATTQPSVLVQPVAKPVVDADREEILNRLIGSALPTRSRRFTVADPVKAWAKLRGHVALIKDNAQDERLEAWNWLDAKVQEAGEAGGSIGVSTAADVREWAEKIEQASKYLTIYLGESQKKTSASLLCLDYFFEFLSAKRGMPFVVEAMLPIVGIDPSNRRGYEASSLSSPRELALRGNITAASDEDYEAIVAMLTEAFRTETDWRKKAAFAFMLGDDRDVAHELTPVAVLAAAQEAGEDVGATLAMVPLVLDARPSTAARWRTKRSYFIFFMYYDLMLDDILATAIETARHYQESALPTLEWLLHYGYEGQRTEIARVILATGESGALAKLLPFIHEKWIRPAVDQASEEDPAFMFGQYLATLSSGSNEPVIRARAMDFVKQYPKETLESWATEPRWKTQLQKLLDIHDVALAPIEALPVVLRDPPWRKKKKAVNDTVLELSPLETPFRYLREGPPPEEYSWRLSRARIVSTTEELIDAIREFESKDVPDWRKVPRSMALPQEGDELEDVLAFVSRRVSEFQDYHAAGSYDWDTLIGGIEKQFDSFSLTLWGQPKVLPSYYIGDIVPRMIDRFGERALPGLLRNVENNPIGMLEHVKDVDFAGIAPLAARALLKLKKARVPAMQWLRLYRRTAITRLLPDATGKPGASRDAAEHTLRWMVTDRADARDEILEIAKLYEPQSPDVMKAVWEVLDRDPYARFPARIAKLPAWFNPGALTRPVLKDGGALPDEALAAIAEMLSFSTPEAIYAGLDAVKEVTTPESLARFSWDLFGAWLAEGAPNKEGWALRGLGWLGDDECARQLTRLVRKWPGESAHQRAVTGLDVLADIGTDVALMNLNGIAEKLKFKGLQEKAREKIAAIAEARDLTPEELADRLAPDLDLDERGGLDLDFGPRRFRVGFDEFLKPWVKDETGKRLKDLPKPNKADDATLSAAAVKTWAAVKKDARAVSSLQITRLENMLSTSRRVSPEVFWLFFASHPLIRHLSQRLVWGVYDDTDPQTAPKTLFRVGDDLSFTDAEDEPITLDLSADATGLIGLVHPLHLPKGGLDAWGALFGDYEISQPFPQLGRETYELTQDEKQASTITRFADIEVEAARLRGMSPRGWDLGSVEDGGCISWLERPVRFTDGKVNTAMFGFDPGIFTGGGDWEEKFQKLQHITLYRPYSQPGSDARTFGELDPVSASEMLRGLSLLAATAVK